The following are encoded in a window of Haloarcula halophila genomic DNA:
- a CDS encoding Mov34/MPN/PAD-1 family protein yields MALFRSGGILGIAESALEFARAASEESHPNEYMGLLRGDDATKVGLDEDGTVLTDVLVIPGTESNPVSATVKTSMVPNDMRAAGSIHSHPNGVLQPSDADLATFGRGDVHIILGYPYGPDDWQAFDNEGQPIDLPVLDVAPPEETFFDFDQSDIDRELRDEEFDS; encoded by the coding sequence ATGGCGTTGTTCCGCTCGGGCGGTATCCTCGGTATCGCCGAGTCCGCACTGGAGTTTGCACGTGCCGCCTCGGAGGAGTCACACCCCAACGAGTACATGGGGCTGCTCCGTGGCGACGACGCGACGAAGGTCGGACTCGACGAGGACGGGACGGTCCTGACCGACGTGCTCGTCATCCCGGGCACCGAATCGAACCCGGTGAGTGCGACCGTCAAGACGAGTATGGTCCCCAACGATATGCGCGCCGCGGGGTCGATCCACTCGCACCCCAACGGCGTCTTACAGCCCAGCGACGCCGACCTGGCGACGTTCGGTCGGGGTGACGTCCACATCATCCTGGGGTACCCGTACGGCCCCGACGACTGGCAGGCCTTCGACAACGAGGGCCAACCGATCGACCTCCCGGTACTCGACGTCGCCCCGCCGGAGGAGACGTTCTTCGATTTCGACCAGTCGGACATCGACCGCGAACTGCGCGACGAGGAGTTCGACTCGTGA